GATACTGGAGAAAGATATCTATCTGTTGAAGGACTATTCTAAATAGATTATAGTGTTTTGCTTAAGTCTTTTCATTCAATCATTAATGAATCCATTGAGACTAATACGAAAGCCTTAATAAAATAGAAAAGAGGGATGCTTTTATACGAGCATTCCTCTCTATTTATTATCTAAAATAATGTCGGAAGATCATCATTTTGAACCTTCTTTACTTTCTTTTTCTTCGGTGCAACGCGATCTAACAACCAAGACATATTCTCACCTAGTGTAGTAATCGTATTAAGTCCCTCTTCATCCTTTAAAACATCTCCTGGCATCTTGCCATGTGCAATATTCCAATAGCTACTTCCAGGAACAATCATTTGATTGATTAAGAAGAAATTGTTCATTGCATCAAAAGCACTAATCTCTCCAGCACGACGCACAGCAACAACCGCAGCTCCTACTTTCTTTGCTAATTTATGGTCTGCACTTCTAGTAACATATCCTGATACATCTATTAATGCCTTCATCTCAGTAGTAATGTTTGCGAAATAGACAGGAGAACCTAAGATAATTCCATCAGCTTCCACCATCTTTTCAATACAACCATTCAAGAAATCATTGTTAGAATAACATTTCAAATCTTTTTTCTCTCTACAAACACCACAAGCTCTACAACCATTTATTTTATCACGATCAAGTCTTATCATCTCTACTTCGTGACCATGATTACTAAGAGTTTCTAACAAATGGTTAATCAGAATATCAGTATTACCTCCTTTGCGGGGGCTACCACTAAAAGCAACAATTTTAGCCATGACTTATCTATTTTTGGGTCTTACGGTGAAGATAAAAATTTCAACTGCGAATATCTACCACAGAGTATAAATATTCGCAGCTTATACTACCTAAATAAAATCATTTTATATTAGAATAGACCTGAAATCGATCCATCATCAGTGATATCAATCTTTTCAGCAGCAGGAGTAGCAGGCAATCCAGGCATTCTCATAATACTACCAGTAATTGGCACAACAAAACCAGCACCAGCAGAAATCTCAATACTACGAACAGTAACCACAAAATCTTTAGGACGTCCTAATAATTTAGGATTATCGGATAAACTCTTTTGAGTCTTTGCGATACAAATTGGCAAATGAGATAGCCCTAGTTTCTCTATCTTCTTTAGATCTTTCTTTGCCTGAGCTGTATAATCCACAGCGCTAGCCCCGTAGAAAGTGGAAGCAACTGTTTTAATTTTCTTCTCTACAGACCAGCTCCAGTCGTAAAGAGGCTCTACTTTGTCAATATTTTTTTCACATGTATCTACTACCATTTGAGCCAACTCTAGACCACCTTGGCCTCCTTTTGCCCAAATATCAACAGCAGAAGCCTTCACTCCCATTCGTTCGCATGCATCAAGAATACAAGCAACCTCTTCATCAGAATCAGTAGGAAACTTATTGATTGCAACTACAGGATTCTTACAGAACTTCAACATATTCTCAATATGTTTCTCTAAGTTTGGAATACCGCGCTTTAGGGCATTCACATCTGGTGTAGTCAATGTCTTTACATCCATCTCACCATGATACTTTAGTGCTCGCACCGTCGCAACTAGAACTATAGAATCGGGAGATAAATTACCGTACTGACATTTAATATCAATAAATTTCTCGGCACCTAAGTCGAACCCAAAACCAGCCTCAGTCACAACATAGTCGGAGAGAGACATACCCATTTTAGTAGCTAAAATAGAATTTGTACCTTGAGCAATATTTGCAAATGGACCACCATGGATAATCGCTGGAGTACCTTCGATAGTCTGAGCAAGGTTGGGCTTAATAGCATCTTTCAATAAGGCAGCCATGGCTCCTTCAGCATTTAAATCTCTCGCATAAATTGCATCTCCAGAATAGGTAAAACCAACAAAGATATTTCCTAAACGTTTCTTTAGATCTGAAAAACTTGTTGCCAAACAAAGTATAGCCATCACTTCTGATGCAGCAGTAATATCAAATCCAGTCTCTCTAGGAACGCCAGAAGTAGTACCTCCTAGTCCTAAAACAACATTACGAAGGGCGCGATCATTCATATCCATCACACGCTTCCACTCCACAGTACGTGGATCGATACCAAGAGATCGAGTCTTACTTTGCAAATTGTTATCTATCAATGCAGCCAAAAGGTTATTTGCTTTTTCAATAGCAGAAAAATCGCCAGTAAAATGTAGATTGATATCCTCCATAGGAAGAACTTGAGAATATCCTCCTCCTGTTGCACCCCCTTTTATTCCAAAAACAGGGCCCAAAGATGGTTCACGTAAAACAGCAGTAGTCTTTTTATTGATACGATTAAGAGCTTGTGAAAGTCCTATAGAAACCGTTGTCTTACCCTCACCTGCTGGCGTTGGAGAGATAGCAGATACTAAAATAAGTTTACTTTTTTTTACTGCAGTTTCATCAATTAAACTTAAAGGTAACTTGGCTTTATACTTACCATATTGTTCTAAATTGTCGGCATCAACACCAAGTTGATTGGCAATATTTACAATCGGTAACATCTCAACCCCTTGCGCAATATCAATATCTGTCATCGTGTGTATATTAAAAGAAAAGTTGTAACTCAATTTTACAATAAAAATAGGAACAATATTAGATAAACAAACAGCGAGAGGTACGAAAATATAGAGAATTTCTACGGATATAATTCTTTTCTTTAAATAAGGTTTCTACTAGACATGCTAACAGAACATTAACGAATATAAATACTTACTTCAAAAACAATTTCGTAAATTTATCACTTTAATTAAAAGTTAAGTGATCCCTATTTATATATAGTCTTTTTTTTAAGCATACATATATAAGGTAACATTACATCAATACATAGATCTATTTTTTATTTGACTACCTCCCGAAAAAAGTTGTATTATTACTGCAAGTATCTGACATTCACAATATAATATATGTGTAAAAACGAGGAAAGCTAGATTAAAAATGTTATTTTAAGTGTGAAAACATAATCATTTAAAACCTAGCTCATGAACAAGATACTTACAAAACAAATACAGAACAAGCTAAGTCTATATTTTTGTAAATTAAATAGTCATTTAACCAAACCAGAATTACGTTGTACACGTGAGATAACAACAGGTATTCTTAAGACAGGGTCTGTTATTATCAATCAAATAGCAACAGCTATAGGTGATTCTATAGACAAACAACAAACGACCAAAAGGCTTCGAAATCATTACAATAAAAAAGGTTTCTTTTTAAAACTTCTTAGAGGCCATATGGATTGTGTGTCAGATACAATTCATGAAGGAGACTACATTCTATTTGATGGATCAGATATTCAAAAGAAATATGCTAAGACCATGGAAGGTCTGGATTTTGTAAAAGATGGAGATGAGAAAAATAAGGTTGGATTAGGTTATTGGCTTATGAATGTTGTACATATTGATAAGGCCAATAAGATGACACCTTTGTATAATAAGCTGTACAGTTTCGATCATGGAGCCAAGAGTGAAAATAATGAAGCAATCGAAGCATTAAAAGAAGTAGATAATGCTATTTCAAAGAATGTAACTTGTGTGTTTGATCGAGGATTTGATCGTCAGATTATTAAGGATTATGTTGTTAGTCAACAAAATAACTTCATAATCAGATTGAAAAAGAATACCAAATTAATATACAAAGGCAAAGAAACTACTGTATCTACAATTGGGAAAAAGATTCCATTCTTCATGGAATTAACTGCCAATAAAAGAGGCAAAAACAAAAGTAAAAAGATAAACTTTGAGTGTGGTGCTGTTAAGGTTAAATATAGAATAAAGCAGAGGGAATTTGAGCTATGGCTTGTTGCTACAAAACGCAAATCAGGAGGGAAATGTTGGTTATTAACCAACTCACCTAAGCATACAATAACAGAAGTTATTAGTGAAGCTTTTCAAGCATATGGCTTTCGTTGGAAAATAGAAGAATACCATAGACATATCAAATCAAGCTATGATTTAGAGAATATACAAATAAAGAAGTTTGATGGACTGCAATGCATGTTGGCAATTTTAACCATTGCAATGGGAATCCTTTATAACACATTAGAGTCCATGCATCTAAGGTTGTTGCTAGATAGCAAAATTAAGATACTTGATAAAAACAAGGTATCTGAACTCAGAAATTTTATCTATTATAAGATAAGTACGATAATTAAAATTTTATTGGCAAATGTTTACACAAAACATATAATACAGAGTAAACAGACACAAGTAGACGTAGGACAAATGAGACTCAATCTAGATTTCTGACTAAAAAAACGGGAGGTAGCCAACTATTTTTTATATATTGTCCCAACTAAATATTAAACACGAAGATGAAGAAACTATTATTTATTGCATTTTTAGCACTATCAACTTTCACAACATTGACAGTGAATGCAAAACCGGCAACGGCACAAGACGACGATAAAATTGAAATCGAATTTAACGAAGCAAACCAGTCATTTGACAAGTTACTTCAATCAAAGCTACCTATCGTAGTAGATTTCTATGCAACATGGTGTGGACCATGTAAGCGTCAAGCTCCAATTCTTAAAGAGTATGCTAAAGAAAATAAAGGGAAAGTACTTGTAGTGAAAGTCGATGTTGACAAAAACAAAGCAGTAGCGAAAAAGTATGGTATCAGATCGATCCCGACTCTTTATATTTTCAAAGGTGGTAAAGCTAAATGGCATGCTACTGGAGTTCATACTAAAGATCAAATTCAAAAGGAAGTAAACAAGGTGAAATAGTACACTTCACCTAATATTATAAAAGGGTTGCTGTTATAGCAACCTTTTTTTTGTATCAATACATATCGAATGAATATATCTTAAGGCAATAGAATATATAGAACAGATAAGATGGCATTTGAAATAGCCACAATACACGTATCATATGTAAAGAGCAATAAAAAAAGGGAATTACTAAAGTAATTCCCTTTTATGTATCTAATTATGCCTCCCCTGTAGGACCTCCGAAACTCATTGGTGGTGGAGGTGTATTTACCTCTGCATCATGAAGTTTAATCGGACCTAACTGAGACTCATAACGTCTTATGTTTTCTTCTAAAGTCAAAAGAAGTCTCTTTGCATGTTCAGGACACATCACAATTCTTGATTTTACCTTGGCTTTCTCAATGCCAGGCATCATTCGGATGAAATCCAATACAAATTCAGAACTAGAGTGAGAAATCACTGCTAAATTCGAATAAGTACCTTCAGAAACCTCCTCAGGAAGTTCAATACTAATAGACTGATTCTCTTCTCTATTCATACGATTTAATTTTAATCTTTAGAATCTACCAAACGATCATAATCTTCCTTAGAACCAACCACTAAATTACGATACAATTGACGTCCTGTACCAGCAGGAATAAGGTGACCACAAATAACGTTCTCCTTCATACCCTCTAGATTGTCAACTTTACCATTAATGGCAGCCTCATTCAGAACTTTAGTAGTTTCCTGGAAAGAAGCAGCAGACATCCAACTCTTCGTTTGAAGGGCAGCACGTGTAATACCTTGAAGAATCTGACCTGAAGTTGCTGGAACAGCATCTCTAGATTCGATCACTTGCATGTCTTTACGACGAAGCTGTGAGTTTTCATCTCGCAACTGACGAGCATTTACGATCATACCTGGCTTCAAGTTTTCAGAATCACCAGAATCCAAAATAACTTTCTTATCATAAATCCAGTCATTCTCTCTCATGAACTCATGCTTATCAACCAAGTGACGCTCCAAGAATTTAGTATCTCCCGGATCATCAATCTCAACTTTACGCATCATCTGACGAACAATCACCTCAAAGTGCTTATCGTTAATCTTCACACCCTGCATACGATATACATCCTGTACCTCATTTACGATATACTCTTGAACCTTAGTAGGTCCTTCGATACGTAAAATATCAGATGGAGTAATTGCACCATCTGAAAGAGGAATACCAGCACGTACGTAATCATTCTCTTGAACAAGGATCTGACGTGATAGAGGGACAAGATATTTTTTGATATCTCCCAAACGAGTTGTAACAATAATTTCACGGTTACCACGCTTGATTTTACCAAAACTTACTTCACCATCCACCTCTGAAACAACAGCTGGATTCGATGGATTACGAGCCTCAAACAACTCTGTTACACGAGGCAGACCACCGGTAATATCACCTGCTTTACCAGAAGCACGAGGAATCTTCACAAGAACAACTCCCTTAGTCACAACCTGACCTTCATCCACGTTTACGTGACCACCAACAGGAAGGTTATAAGCTTTTATCAACTCACCATTCTCGTCAACAATACGCAAACTTGGGTTCTTAGTTCTATCACGATTCTCGATAATAACCTTCTCAGCAAAACCTGTTTGCTCATCAGACTCTTCACGATAAGTGATACCATCTTGAAGATCAGCAAATTCGATACGTCCTTCGTACTCTGTAATGATTACACCATTATAAGGGTCCCATTCACAGACTACATCGTTCTTCGTGATTTCATCACCTTCTTTGATAAACAACTTAGATCCATAAGGAAGAGAGTGAGTAGAAAGAGTAATGTTTGTATTCTTGTCAACAACACGAAGTTCTGCAAGACGACTCACTACTATCTCCACATTCTTACCATCCTCATCCACAAAAGGAACAGAACGCAACTCATCAATCTCTGCGATACCTTCATACTTAGCAACAACAGTAGATTGAGACGAAACATTACCTGCGATACCCCCTACGTGGAAAGTACGAAGTGTCAGCTGTGTACCTGGCTCTCCAATAGACTGAGCGGCAACAACACCAATGGATTCACCCTCTTGGGCCATACGAGCACTTGCAAGGTTTGTACCATAACATTTAGCACAAACACCTTGTTTAGACTCACAAGTCAGAACCGAACGAATTTCAACTCTCTCAATAGGAGAATCTTCGATCATCTGAGCAATCTCATCAGTAATTTGACCACCAGATCTAACAATTAAATCACCTGTCAATGGGTGGAAGATATCATGAACAGTACAACGACCAACGATTCTTTCATAAAGAGAAGCAACAACCTCCTCATTATTTTTTATTGCAGAAGCTGTTAAACCACGCAATGTACCACAGTCTTGTTCTGACACGATCACATCGTGTGCAACATCCACCAAACGACGAGTCAAGTAACCAGCATCGGCTGTTTTCAACGCAGTATCGGCAAGACCCTTACGAGCACCGTGAGTAGAAATAAAGTACTCAAGTACTGAAAGCCCCTCTTTAAAGTTCGCCAAAATTGGATTCTCAATAATTTGAGCTCCAGTAGAACCAGACTTTTGAGGTTTTGCCATCAAACCACGCATACCACAAAGCTGACGAATCTGCTCTTTAGAACCACGGGCTCCAGAATCAAGCATCATATAAACAGAGTTGAAACCTTGGTTATCAGAACTCAAAGTATTCATCACTGTATTTGTCAACTTCGCATTAACATGAGTCCAAGTATCAATTACCTGATTATAACGTTCGTTATTGGTAATGAAACCCATGTTATAGTTATTCATGATCTCATCCACTTCGTTGTAACCTTCCTGAACCATATCTGCTTTCGCATCAGGAATAACCACATCTGCTAGATTGAAAGACAATCCACCCATGTATGCCATACGGTAACCTAGGTTCTTGATATTATCCAAGAAATTCGCAGTTGTAGCATTATCAGTCACTTTCAAAATGTGAGAGATAATATCTCTTAGAGCCTTCTTAGTCAATAATTTATCCAAGTAACCTGCTTCTCTTGGAACAAATTGGTTGAAAAGAATACGACCTACTGTAGTTTCAATAAGTGTAATTTCAGACTCTCCTTTATCATTCAAATCGTAAGTTTTAACCTTTACGATAGCATGCAAATCAGCTTTACCCTCATTATAGGCAATCTCTACCTCTTCTGGAGAGTAAAAACATAGTCCTTCACCTTTAACTCCTC
The Prolixibacteraceae bacterium DNA segment above includes these coding regions:
- a CDS encoding flavodoxin family protein — its product is MAKIVAFSGSPRKGGNTDILINHLLETLSNHGHEVEMIRLDRDKINGCRACGVCREKKDLKCYSNNDFLNGCIEKMVEADGIILGSPVYFANITTEMKALIDVSGYVTRSADHKLAKKVGAAVVAVRRAGEISAFDAMNNFFLINQMIVPGSSYWNIAHGKMPGDVLKDEEGLNTITTLGENMSWLLDRVAPKKKKVKKVQNDDLPTLF
- a CDS encoding formate--tetrahydrofolate ligase — its product is MTDIDIAQGVEMLPIVNIANQLGVDADNLEQYGKYKAKLPLSLIDETAVKKSKLILVSAISPTPAGEGKTTVSIGLSQALNRINKKTTAVLREPSLGPVFGIKGGATGGGYSQVLPMEDINLHFTGDFSAIEKANNLLAALIDNNLQSKTRSLGIDPRTVEWKRVMDMNDRALRNVVLGLGGTTSGVPRETGFDITAASEVMAILCLATSFSDLKKRLGNIFVGFTYSGDAIYARDLNAEGAMAALLKDAIKPNLAQTIEGTPAIIHGGPFANIAQGTNSILATKMGMSLSDYVVTEAGFGFDLGAEKFIDIKCQYGNLSPDSIVLVATVRALKYHGEMDVKTLTTPDVNALKRGIPNLEKHIENMLKFCKNPVVAINKFPTDSDEEVACILDACERMGVKASAVDIWAKGGQGGLELAQMVVDTCEKNIDKVEPLYDWSWSVEKKIKTVASTFYGASAVDYTAQAKKDLKKIEKLGLSHLPICIAKTQKSLSDNPKLLGRPKDFVVTVRSIEISAGAGFVVPITGSIMRMPGLPATPAAEKIDITDDGSISGLF
- a CDS encoding transposase, which encodes MNKILTKQIQNKLSLYFCKLNSHLTKPELRCTREITTGILKTGSVIINQIATAIGDSIDKQQTTKRLRNHYNKKGFFLKLLRGHMDCVSDTIHEGDYILFDGSDIQKKYAKTMEGLDFVKDGDEKNKVGLGYWLMNVVHIDKANKMTPLYNKLYSFDHGAKSENNEAIEALKEVDNAISKNVTCVFDRGFDRQIIKDYVVSQQNNFIIRLKKNTKLIYKGKETTVSTIGKKIPFFMELTANKRGKNKSKKINFECGAVKVKYRIKQREFELWLVATKRKSGGKCWLLTNSPKHTITEVISEAFQAYGFRWKIEEYHRHIKSSYDLENIQIKKFDGLQCMLAILTIAMGILYNTLESMHLRLLLDSKIKILDKNKVSELRNFIYYKISTIIKILLANVYTKHIIQSKQTQVDVGQMRLNLDF
- the trxA gene encoding thioredoxin, with the protein product MKKLLFIAFLALSTFTTLTVNAKPATAQDDDKIEIEFNEANQSFDKLLQSKLPIVVDFYATWCGPCKRQAPILKEYAKENKGKVLVVKVDVDKNKAVAKKYGIRSIPTLYIFKGGKAKWHATGVHTKDQIQKEVNKVK
- a CDS encoding DUF3467 domain-containing protein, whose translation is MNREENQSISIELPEEVSEGTYSNLAVISHSSSEFVLDFIRMMPGIEKAKVKSRIVMCPEHAKRLLLTLEENIRRYESQLGPIKLHDAEVNTPPPPMSFGGPTGEA
- the rpoC gene encoding DNA-directed RNA polymerase subunit beta' codes for the protein MAFRRDNKVKSNFSKLSISLSSPEEILERSHGEVLKPETINYRTYKPERDGLFCERIFGPVKDYECHCGKYKRIRYRGIVCDRCGVEVTEKKVRRERMGHISLVVPVAHIWYFKSLPNKIGYLLGLPTKKLDTIIYYERYVVINAGVKRDDGVKYLDFLTEEEYLDILDTLPRENQMLDDDDPDKFIAKMGAEALYSLLERLELDSISYELRHKASTETSQQRKNDALKRLQVVEAFRASKKRNRPEWMIVKVVPVIPPDLRPLVPLDGGRFATSDLNDLYRRVIIRNNRLKRLIEIKAPEVILRNEKRMLQESVDSLFDNSRKSNAVKTENNRALKSLSDSLKGKQGRFRQNLLGKRVDYSARSVIVVGPTLRIHECGIPKDMAAELYKPFVIRKLIERGIVKTVKSAKKIVDRKDPVVWDILENVMKGHPVMLNRAPTLHRLSIQSFQPRLVEGKAIQLHPLACTGFNADFDGDQMAVHLPLGNAAILEAQLLMLSAHNLLNPANGAPITVPSQDMVLGLYYMTKPRRGVKGEGLCFYSPEEVEIAYNEGKADLHAIVKVKTYDLNDKGESEITLIETTVGRILFNQFVPREAGYLDKLLTKKALRDIISHILKVTDNATTANFLDNIKNLGYRMAYMGGLSFNLADVVIPDAKADMVQEGYNEVDEIMNNYNMGFITNNERYNQVIDTWTHVNAKLTNTVMNTLSSDNQGFNSVYMMLDSGARGSKEQIRQLCGMRGLMAKPQKSGSTGAQIIENPILANFKEGLSVLEYFISTHGARKGLADTALKTADAGYLTRRLVDVAHDVIVSEQDCGTLRGLTASAIKNNEEVVASLYERIVGRCTVHDIFHPLTGDLIVRSGGQITDEIAQMIEDSPIERVEIRSVLTCESKQGVCAKCYGTNLASARMAQEGESIGVVAAQSIGEPGTQLTLRTFHVGGIAGNVSSQSTVVAKYEGIAEIDELRSVPFVDEDGKNVEIVVSRLAELRVVDKNTNITLSTHSLPYGSKLFIKEGDEITKNDVVCEWDPYNGVIITEYEGRIEFADLQDGITYREESDEQTGFAEKVIIENRDRTKNPSLRIVDENGELIKAYNLPVGGHVNVDEGQVVTKGVVLVKIPRASGKAGDITGGLPRVTELFEARNPSNPAVVSEVDGEVSFGKIKRGNREIIVTTRLGDIKKYLVPLSRQILVQENDYVRAGIPLSDGAITPSDILRIEGPTKVQEYIVNEVQDVYRMQGVKINDKHFEVIVRQMMRKVEIDDPGDTKFLERHLVDKHEFMRENDWIYDKKVILDSGDSENLKPGMIVNARQLRDENSQLRRKDMQVIESRDAVPATSGQILQGITRAALQTKSWMSAASFQETTKVLNEAAINGKVDNLEGMKENVICGHLIPAGTGRQLYRNLVVGSKEDYDRLVDSKD